The Fimbriimonas ginsengisoli Gsoil 348 genome window below encodes:
- a CDS encoding DUF5107 domain-containing protein, translated as MPTEIFEDGLDIHIGLLEAEPVAVGSAYPLPRLHTTGEAETRTFRTVLLENPYLRVTLVPALGGRILGLLDKRTGIEILPKWNSIMPVPGGPRGVRLREGIQLRLSGEDRPNSLGNVAIQIEDPEDEASPGGVWLAESAFAPGLSFHLFVSLLPDRAELRFEARILNRTLAPLRYDGELSFGLGEGTWNGSAFYCPERDAGFGLFSEESSFDGARYEDGEVRFARFGRNRLLAPRQVDSWSVTLTPYSGLAGLSGGSTEVGAWLDGGSVRVQTASPRPGHKLLLLTSDGQTLEAPADLYPEHVLEIDLGELPAAPEALVLVDERREEILRVPARPIDPAAYPQPPEVVEADRPDLRSVDEPSLRRATFDTGRRHEALTILGQRAMARKDLSEADAKLEQALLYNADDPLLWWAKALGQRLQGSEAEPAELLNAHFLAPLEPALRAEGFLAQPMTMGKEPSPLLATLEENPEEFVEVACVLIEHGQLDQASRWIDEALRHRDLAMLRLLMAYCLLQGPRMDAEAAEHVAAAGRVAGAPYPWRSVEIEALRVLHARFPHDAHVKALGELAGL; from the coding sequence ATGCCAACCGAGATATTCGAAGATGGGCTCGATATCCACATCGGGCTATTGGAAGCCGAACCGGTCGCGGTTGGCTCGGCGTATCCGCTGCCTCGGTTACATACGACGGGCGAAGCGGAAACGCGCACGTTTCGAACGGTTCTGCTCGAAAACCCTTACTTGCGCGTTACCCTCGTTCCCGCGCTCGGGGGGCGGATCCTTGGTCTGCTCGACAAGCGAACCGGCATCGAGATCCTTCCCAAATGGAATTCGATCATGCCGGTGCCGGGAGGTCCACGCGGGGTGAGGCTGCGGGAGGGGATCCAGCTCCGCCTAAGCGGCGAGGACCGCCCGAACTCGCTCGGCAATGTGGCGATCCAGATCGAAGACCCGGAGGACGAAGCGTCGCCGGGGGGAGTCTGGCTCGCGGAGTCGGCGTTTGCTCCCGGTTTGAGCTTTCACCTATTCGTCTCGCTCCTTCCTGACCGGGCCGAGTTGCGGTTTGAGGCCAGGATTCTTAATCGGACCTTGGCGCCGCTGCGATATGACGGGGAGTTGTCCTTCGGCCTTGGAGAAGGAACATGGAATGGATCGGCATTTTATTGCCCGGAGCGCGACGCGGGGTTTGGACTCTTCTCCGAGGAGTCGTCGTTCGACGGCGCTCGCTACGAGGATGGTGAAGTCCGCTTTGCCCGCTTCGGCCGGAACCGCTTGCTGGCGCCTCGACAGGTGGACTCGTGGTCGGTTACCCTCACGCCGTACTCTGGACTGGCGGGTCTGAGCGGAGGGTCGACGGAAGTCGGCGCCTGGCTCGACGGCGGCTCGGTTAGGGTGCAGACGGCGTCACCGCGGCCCGGGCATAAGCTTCTGTTGTTAACCTCCGACGGGCAGACCCTCGAAGCCCCGGCGGACCTCTACCCGGAACATGTGCTCGAGATCGACCTTGGAGAACTTCCGGCCGCCCCAGAGGCGCTCGTCCTCGTCGACGAGCGCCGGGAGGAGATTCTACGGGTTCCTGCGCGTCCGATCGACCCGGCCGCCTATCCTCAACCACCTGAGGTCGTCGAGGCGGATCGGCCGGACCTTCGAAGTGTGGACGAACCGAGCCTGCGGCGAGCGACCTTCGATACTGGCCGGCGGCACGAGGCGCTGACGATATTGGGCCAGCGCGCCATGGCCCGCAAGGATCTTTCGGAAGCGGATGCCAAGCTGGAGCAGGCGCTTCTGTATAACGCCGACGACCCTCTGCTGTGGTGGGCGAAGGCGCTGGGGCAGCGTCTGCAAGGTTCGGAAGCAGAACCGGCGGAACTGCTGAACGCCCACTTTCTTGCGCCCTTGGAACCGGCCCTTCGGGCGGAAGGGTTCCTGGCGCAGCCGATGACGATGGGGAAGGAGCCGAGCCCCTTGCTTGCCACGTTAGAGGAGAATCCGGAGGAGTTTGTGGAGGTCGCATGCGTCCTTATCGAGCACGGCCAGCTCGACCAAGCGAGCCGCTGGATCGACGAAGCGCTCCGTCATCGCGACCTCGCGATGCTGCGCCTTCTGATGGCTTACTGCCTCCTCCAAGGACCCCGGATGGACGCCGAAGCGGCCGAGCACGTTGCCGCTGCGGGGCGGGTGGCGGGAGCTCCTTATCCTTGGAGGAGCGTTGAGATCGAAGCGTTGAGAGTTCTCCACGCCCGATTTCCCCACGATGCGCATGTCAAGGCGTTGGGAGAACTGGCCGGCTTGTGA
- a CDS encoding SPL family radical SAM protein, which produces MSAESQASLFEPEPVTLPASVGPAAVRAIETTHLLTPGKGRISDYDFTLNPYRGCSFGCSYCFAAFFVADDLQRAEWGKWVEVKVRAAEALRHRNLRGKRIFMSSATDPYQPLEAKLELTREIVAILGDAQARLVVQTRSPLAARDVDLFKRFQFLRVNMSVTTDDDSVRKQFEPGCASIERRLEAVERIKAAGVRVAVCVCPMLPMHDPEAFGKRLTRMGVDAVTSGYFHSGDRAFAAGTRDRARELADEQGWTYEAYSRCRAALRHGCEAYGSSGAAFGPV; this is translated from the coding sequence ATGTCTGCAGAATCTCAGGCCTCGTTGTTCGAGCCGGAACCCGTCACCCTGCCGGCATCCGTCGGACCGGCGGCCGTGCGGGCCATCGAAACAACCCACCTGCTAACTCCCGGCAAAGGAAGAATTTCCGACTACGACTTCACCCTTAATCCCTATCGAGGCTGCTCGTTCGGGTGCTCGTACTGTTTCGCCGCGTTCTTCGTGGCGGACGATCTTCAGCGAGCCGAGTGGGGCAAGTGGGTGGAGGTGAAGGTGCGAGCCGCCGAAGCGCTGCGGCATCGGAATCTGCGCGGCAAGCGGATCTTCATGAGCTCCGCGACCGACCCGTACCAACCGCTCGAAGCCAAGCTCGAACTGACCCGCGAGATCGTGGCGATATTGGGCGACGCTCAAGCGCGTTTAGTGGTTCAAACGCGAAGCCCGCTCGCCGCGCGCGACGTCGACCTGTTCAAGAGATTTCAGTTTCTCCGCGTGAATATGTCGGTAACGACCGACGACGATTCGGTGCGCAAGCAGTTCGAGCCGGGCTGCGCCAGCATCGAGAGGAGGTTGGAGGCGGTTGAGCGGATCAAAGCGGCGGGGGTCCGCGTGGCGGTGTGCGTCTGCCCGATGCTTCCAATGCACGATCCGGAAGCGTTCGGCAAGCGGCTGACCCGAATGGGAGTCGATGCCGTAACGTCCGGCTACTTCCATTCGGGGGACCGCGCCTTCGCGGCCGGCACTCGCGACCGAGCGCGGGAACTTGCCGACGAGCAAGGGTGGACGTACGAGGCGTACAGCCGCTGCCGCGCCGCGTTGCGCCACGGTTGCGAGGCTTACGGCTCTTCGGGAGCCGCATTCGGCCCCGTCTGA
- a CDS encoding response regulator yields MTTNRNQKVHPCVVASMKVLVCHRNKAVLHMARINAEKHGVEVTVAKNGNEVLMLGRISRPDVIVLGNDLEKPSTDETVKMLKAEPTLRGVEVVITKGLLPDLFGTKKRFPFPWNKSAIS; encoded by the coding sequence TTGACGACGAACCGCAACCAGAAGGTCCATCCTTGCGTCGTTGCATCTATGAAGGTGCTCGTTTGCCATCGAAACAAGGCCGTTCTGCACATGGCCCGGATCAACGCCGAAAAGCACGGGGTGGAGGTTACGGTGGCAAAGAACGGAAACGAGGTCCTGATGCTCGGGCGTATCAGCCGTCCCGATGTAATCGTGCTCGGCAATGATCTTGAAAAACCGTCAACCGACGAGACCGTAAAGATGTTGAAAGCAGAGCCGACGCTCCGCGGCGTCGAGGTCGTGATTACGAAGGGACTTCTTCCGGATCTATTCGGGACCAAGAAGCGTTTCCCGTTCCCGTGGAACAAGAGCGCGATCTCATAA
- a CDS encoding carbohydrate ABC transporter permease, producing MSLVGRVGRKRPRARVAMAGLYLILTLGAITTIYPFLLMISTGLKGPTDQNDTRLVPTYLQKDAELLDKYVDDKYAGDKSLIASTRQGGSPAEVEKYDAFLKTLPIDFWEVGFRIAPGQVTSRLTDLYRTWLRSRYENIDALNRAYVEENVAFQTVVPPSEMFARKVWRPTPGRKYEEWRSFKAGLPTTFRIPITERLLFQKWAMGKYQNQFGEVPLDVKGTATRFEELQVPASGPVLDEFRKQEPDRFRSDAGEAKWAAFGGIGPMPVAPHEAAYVAAHASELRNEFAGRNYRYVLDYILINGRAVANTVLFCVLAILTQLTVNPLAAYALSRYPVRQSGAILIFLLATMAFPAEVAMIPAFLLLKDLGLLNTFAALVLPSAASGYMIFLLKGFFDSLPQELFEAGSLDGAKESTMMFRIALPLSRPVLGYLALVAFMGAYGAFIYAFLVAQDQRIWTLMVWIYQLQNNAPKSVMMAALTLAALPTLIVFLLAQRVIMRGIVLPGER from the coding sequence ATGAGTCTCGTCGGGCGGGTGGGGCGGAAGCGCCCGCGGGCGCGGGTGGCGATGGCGGGGCTGTACCTGATCCTTACGCTTGGCGCGATCACGACGATCTATCCGTTTCTGCTTATGATCAGCACCGGCCTCAAGGGGCCGACGGATCAGAACGACACCCGCCTCGTGCCGACCTATCTTCAAAAAGATGCCGAGCTCCTGGATAAATACGTCGACGACAAATACGCCGGCGACAAAAGCCTGATCGCCTCAACTCGCCAGGGCGGCTCCCCTGCGGAGGTGGAGAAGTACGACGCTTTTCTGAAAACTCTCCCGATCGATTTTTGGGAAGTTGGATTTCGGATCGCACCGGGACAGGTCACGAGCCGGCTTACCGATCTGTATCGAACGTGGCTGCGGAGCCGATATGAGAATATCGACGCTCTCAACCGGGCCTACGTGGAGGAAAACGTCGCTTTCCAAACCGTGGTCCCGCCCAGCGAGATGTTCGCGCGAAAGGTTTGGCGCCCTACTCCCGGGCGCAAGTACGAGGAGTGGAGAAGCTTTAAGGCAGGGCTGCCGACGACTTTTCGAATTCCGATTACCGAACGGTTGCTTTTCCAGAAGTGGGCGATGGGGAAGTACCAGAACCAATTCGGCGAGGTGCCGCTCGACGTGAAAGGGACTGCCACTCGCTTCGAAGAACTTCAGGTTCCGGCTTCCGGCCCGGTACTGGACGAGTTTCGTAAGCAGGAGCCCGACCGGTTCCGATCCGATGCGGGAGAGGCTAAGTGGGCCGCTTTCGGCGGAATCGGTCCGATGCCGGTCGCCCCTCACGAAGCGGCTTACGTCGCCGCTCACGCGAGCGAACTCCGGAACGAATTTGCCGGGCGCAATTACCGGTACGTGTTGGATTACATCCTGATCAACGGCCGCGCGGTGGCGAATACGGTGCTCTTCTGTGTGTTGGCGATCCTGACTCAGCTCACGGTGAATCCGCTCGCCGCCTACGCTCTCAGCCGGTACCCGGTCCGGCAGTCGGGGGCGATCCTCATCTTTCTGCTCGCTACGATGGCGTTTCCGGCCGAGGTCGCGATGATCCCGGCGTTCTTGCTGTTGAAGGACCTCGGGCTTCTGAACACGTTCGCCGCGCTAGTGCTCCCGTCGGCGGCGAGCGGATACATGATCTTCCTCTTGAAGGGGTTCTTCGATTCACTGCCTCAAGAGCTGTTCGAGGCAGGTTCGCTCGATGGGGCGAAGGAGTCTACGATGATGTTCCGGATCGCCCTCCCGCTTAGCCGTCCTGTCCTCGGCTACCTGGCTCTGGTGGCGTTCATGGGCGCATACGGCGCCTTTATTTACGCGTTTCTGGTGGCGCAGGATCAGAGGATTTGGACCCTGATGGTCTGGATCTATCAGCTTCAAAACAACGCGCCGAAGTCGGTGATGATGGCTGCTCTCACGCTCGCGGCTTTGCCTACGCTGATCGTATTCCTCCTCGCTCAAAGGGTGATCATGAGGGGGATCGTTTTGCCGGGGGAGCGGTAG
- a CDS encoding AraC family transcriptional regulator encodes MARDWIARLNTELGRLAIGGGRLDLLHWAYDEHLRDNQPHRHTHFEACLVGAHGSGTFTALGTDHRLTPGTFFLARPGVVHQIRNDGPELMELVWVSFAWSDDGGTPRTPGERLMRNFAASDAIVAMDDGRIRSLWDALRAVAPTALPEQVRALVQTLVLEMAQALAPDSVPAERPDPHARIAQQAVRYIEDNLYRPLAVDEIANYVHVSPRHLGRLFAAFTGTSPTRYMMLARLDRASALLQRGDLPIKEIADSLGFSDSAYFTRCFTRRYGVAPAAFRRGEGEVRIVQSPGGLV; translated from the coding sequence ATGGCACGCGACTGGATTGCGCGACTCAATACGGAGCTTGGCCGCCTTGCCATTGGCGGCGGGCGGCTCGATTTGTTGCATTGGGCGTACGATGAGCACCTTCGGGACAACCAGCCGCATCGCCACACTCACTTCGAAGCTTGCCTAGTCGGCGCCCACGGATCCGGCACCTTTACCGCGTTGGGCACGGATCACCGGCTGACCCCCGGCACATTCTTCCTGGCCCGCCCGGGAGTCGTCCACCAGATTCGGAACGATGGCCCGGAGCTGATGGAGCTGGTCTGGGTCTCCTTCGCTTGGAGCGACGATGGAGGTACGCCGCGAACGCCCGGGGAGCGGCTGATGCGCAACTTCGCCGCCTCCGATGCGATCGTCGCGATGGACGATGGCCGCATCCGCTCCCTCTGGGATGCGCTTCGAGCCGTGGCACCGACCGCGTTGCCGGAACAGGTTCGCGCCCTCGTTCAAACGCTGGTCTTGGAGATGGCCCAAGCGTTGGCGCCGGACTCGGTCCCCGCCGAGCGCCCGGACCCACACGCCCGCATCGCTCAGCAGGCGGTGCGTTATATCGAAGACAACCTATACCGTCCGCTCGCGGTAGACGAAATCGCAAATTACGTCCATGTTTCGCCGCGTCACCTTGGACGATTATTCGCCGCCTTCACCGGAACTTCGCCCACTCGATACATGATGCTTGCCCGGCTGGATCGTGCAAGCGCGCTGCTGCAGCGGGGCGACCTTCCGATCAAGGAGATCGCCGACAGCCTCGGATTCAGCGACTCCGCCTACTTCACCCGGTGCTTTACTCGCCGATACGGAGTGGCCCCGGCCGCATTTCGTCGTGGAGAAGGCGAGGTCCGAATCGTCCAGTCTCCCGGCGGGTTGGTCTAA
- a CDS encoding phytanoyl-CoA dioxygenase family protein: MVRPEYVDQYREMGYVQVPSLISADEAAALRQDMHDLAERLSRREHLDATWGSARAAVAEAKETRILHCHNVQFYSALATRLMCDPRITDHAAAFMGSENVQLHHSKMFIKPPEKGSPFPMHQDAPFFPHDRHTMMAVIVHFDDAPLEKGCLRVVPGSHKNGILEHDGDGSWHLPFDRYPIEDAVPIPAKAGDAIFFSYLTIHGSGINVSDEARTTMLIQMRDPSDPPTIVTHRSRGQGMMLRGVDPNPVSQFEGM; the protein is encoded by the coding sequence ATGGTTCGTCCCGAATATGTCGATCAATACCGAGAGATGGGATATGTGCAGGTTCCCAGCCTTATCAGTGCAGACGAAGCGGCCGCCCTCCGCCAAGACATGCACGATCTGGCCGAGCGGCTGAGCCGCCGCGAGCACTTAGATGCGACATGGGGATCGGCCCGCGCCGCCGTGGCGGAAGCCAAGGAAACCCGCATCCTGCACTGCCATAACGTCCAGTTCTACTCCGCGCTGGCCACCCGCCTCATGTGCGACCCGCGGATAACCGACCACGCGGCGGCGTTTATGGGAAGCGAGAACGTTCAGCTTCATCACTCCAAGATGTTCATCAAGCCGCCCGAGAAAGGGTCTCCGTTCCCGATGCATCAGGACGCGCCGTTCTTTCCCCACGACCGGCATACGATGATGGCGGTGATCGTCCACTTCGACGACGCTCCGCTCGAAAAGGGATGTCTACGGGTAGTCCCCGGCTCACACAAGAACGGGATACTCGAGCACGACGGCGACGGCTCCTGGCACCTGCCGTTCGACCGATATCCGATCGAGGATGCGGTACCGATTCCCGCCAAGGCTGGAGACGCGATCTTCTTTAGCTACCTCACGATCCATGGCTCGGGGATCAACGTTTCCGACGAAGCCCGGACCACGATGCTTATCCAGATGCGCGACCCCAGCGATCCCCCCACGATCGTCACCCACCGCTCCCGAGGGCAGGGGATGATGCTGCGCGGAGTCGATCCGAACCCGGTATCCCAGTTCGAGGGAATGTAG
- a CDS encoding toprim domain-containing protein, translating to MSLSLAEVEARNPAGARRKRFFCPRCQANGGRTPDLSVDQERGLYHCFKCGISGLLLEFQRRPEPSRGRKTRGRYVPPEGPPPEIPDEYVAGCRRDFPGSPADDYERSRGIDGVKTGMGFDPSYPFLIGDEWVNEPAVVFFFQDLEGRVVAKQGRMLRAAGSEDTAKITFGKISHGVFNVHVLSGEEVIVCEGPNTAAALVERGYPAIALGGKTTQDWLIEALAERRVWIGLDNDEPGRKAATELLEVLRSVGCEAELLLPPEEGQDWNDVLRENPSFRVPWVCPIPYEPTLEDVRAQCRRMLRHTSGEARDMLAEWEFALESGFKPARAWWRRYGKRLRTLL from the coding sequence ATGTCTCTTTCTCTGGCGGAAGTCGAGGCAAGGAATCCGGCGGGGGCACGGCGGAAGCGCTTTTTTTGTCCCCGGTGCCAAGCGAACGGGGGGCGGACGCCCGATTTATCCGTCGACCAGGAGCGTGGTTTGTACCACTGCTTCAAGTGCGGGATCAGCGGTCTGCTGCTTGAATTCCAACGCCGACCCGAGCCGAGCCGCGGACGAAAGACGAGGGGGCGATACGTGCCTCCGGAGGGACCGCCGCCGGAGATCCCCGATGAGTACGTCGCAGGTTGCCGGCGCGACTTTCCCGGATCGCCGGCCGACGACTATGAGCGTTCACGCGGCATCGACGGCGTGAAGACGGGAATGGGGTTCGATCCTTCGTACCCATTTCTGATCGGCGACGAATGGGTGAACGAGCCGGCGGTGGTGTTCTTCTTTCAGGATCTCGAGGGCCGGGTCGTAGCCAAGCAAGGGCGGATGCTGCGAGCGGCGGGATCCGAAGACACTGCCAAGATCACATTCGGCAAGATCTCTCACGGGGTGTTCAACGTTCACGTTCTCAGTGGAGAAGAGGTGATCGTGTGCGAGGGGCCGAACACGGCGGCGGCGCTGGTTGAGCGCGGCTACCCCGCGATCGCCTTGGGAGGAAAGACGACCCAAGATTGGCTTATCGAGGCGCTGGCCGAGCGGCGGGTCTGGATAGGTTTGGATAACGACGAGCCGGGCCGAAAGGCCGCCACCGAATTGCTGGAGGTTCTACGGAGTGTCGGTTGCGAGGCGGAACTTCTCCTGCCTCCGGAGGAGGGGCAAGATTGGAACGACGTGCTGCGGGAGAACCCTTCGTTCCGGGTTCCGTGGGTTTGTCCCATCCCGTACGAGCCGACACTGGAGGACGTGCGCGCGCAGTGCCGCCGCATGCTTCGTCACACAAGCGGCGAGGCGAGGGACATGCTGGCGGAGTGGGAATTCGCCCTGGAATCGGGCTTCAAGCCCGCTCGCGCCTGGTGGCGAAGATACGGCAAACGGCTTCGCACGTTGCTGTAG
- a CDS encoding HDIG domain-containing metalloprotein has translation MPNRDDAWALLCAHTPSESLRRHCLGVESCMRWYARELGADEEAWGNAGLLHDFDYEQHPDEHPLWGMALLREQGWPQDVIDAIAAHYAAKTGVHPTTPIQRYLFACDELSGFITAVTYVRPSKSVHEVEVKSVTKKLKTPSFAAGVNRDDVQSGAELIGLSVDEHVANCLKAMQADADKLGLSGVQ, from the coding sequence ATGCCGAACCGAGACGACGCCTGGGCTCTTTTGTGCGCCCACACCCCTTCCGAGTCGCTGCGACGCCACTGTCTCGGGGTGGAGAGCTGTATGCGGTGGTATGCGCGAGAGCTCGGCGCCGATGAGGAAGCGTGGGGGAACGCCGGACTGCTTCACGACTTCGACTACGAGCAACACCCCGACGAGCATCCGCTTTGGGGGATGGCGCTCCTGCGAGAGCAGGGATGGCCCCAAGACGTCATCGATGCCATCGCCGCTCACTATGCCGCCAAGACGGGCGTTCATCCCACCACACCGATCCAGCGTTACCTCTTCGCCTGCGACGAGCTGAGCGGTTTCATCACCGCCGTCACCTACGTCCGGCCCAGCAAGAGCGTCCACGAAGTGGAGGTCAAGAGCGTAACCAAGAAGCTGAAGACCCCCTCTTTTGCCGCCGGAGTCAACCGTGACGACGTCCAAAGTGGAGCCGAGCTCATCGGCCTTTCCGTAGACGAGCACGTGGCCAACTGCCTGAAGGCGATGCAAGCCGATGCCGACAAACTCGGCTTGTCCGGCGTGCAATAG